CATCTCAAGGACGACCTCATGCCGCGCTATGCGAATCTCGTCTACAACGGCTACTGGTGGAGCCCCGAGCGGCAGATGCTGCAAGACCTGATCGACGCCTCGCAGGCGCGGGTCAATGGCGATGTCCGGCTCAAGCTCTACAAGGGAAACGTCATGGTAGTCGGACGCCGGTCGGAGACCGACACCCTGTTCGACGAAAACATCGCGACCTTCGAGGACGATGCAGGCACCTACGACCAGCGCGACGCCGAGGGCTTCATCCGTCTGAACGCGTTGCGCCTGCGAATCGGGGCACGGCGGAATTCCGGCTGAGGCGGTTGCCGTTGCAGGACTGGGGTGCGCGCTCGGAAGGCGTTTGTGTCAGGACCCGACTGAGTGATGCGCCGGGGCTGAACCGGGCGCTGCTGACAGGATACCTGGCGCATCGCGATCATCCGCAAACGTGTCGGAGTCACTATTTCGCGGGGCGTTTCGAGAACGTCTATATTCCTGAGTCCCTGATCCCCGCGCTGTCGCGGTTGCTCGGGGTGGTCCGCCCGGTGGTGTCTGAGGCGATCGGTATCGCCGCAGCGATGCGGCAAGGGGTGTGGTTCAATGCCATGAGCCCGGGACAACGCACGACACTGCATTCGCACGACGGGTATGATGAGTGGATCTCCGCCGTCTACTACGTTCGCGTGCCATCCCGCTCGGGCGACCTCGTGCTGCACCCTCCGGAAGGCAAGGTTGCACTAGCCCCGCGTGAGGGCGACCTCTTGTTATTCGATCCCGGGGTCCCTCACGAGGTGGGCGAACACCTTGGCCGGGGGCTCCGGCTGTCGGTCGCCATGAATTTCGGGCCGGCCGGGGACTGAACCGCGGGCGGGCGGGGGACCCCGAGCCGCGACCGACGCGTTATCATAGGCCCATGTCCCGGAAAATTATCGAATCGGTACGGATTGCGCCTGCGGGCAGCCTCGATGTACTGTCACGCGACGAGGTCGCCAAGCTACGCGATACCAGCGAGGGGGGGCTCTACGATACCTTCCGGCAGTGTTCGCTGGCGGTACTCAATTCGGGTTCCCACGTCGACGACGCCAAGCTGGTGCTGGAAGAGTTCGCCGACTTCGATATCCGTGTCATCCAGCAGGATCGCGGTATCGAACTGGAGCTGCACAACGCCCCCGCCGAGGCGTTTGTCGACGGTGAGATGATTCGCGGGATTCGCGAGCACCTGTTCGCCGTGCTGCGAGACACCGTCTACGTCAGCAACGAGATCCGCAACAATCCCAAATATGATCTCGAGGGGTCGCGGGGCGTCACCAACGCCATCTTTCACATCCTTCGCAATGCCGGCATCCTTGTTCCGCAGACCAATCCCAACATGGTGGTGTGCTGGGGTGGACATTCCATTTCCCGCGAGGAATACGACTACACCAAGGACGTCGGGTACGAACTTGGACTCAGGGGATTGAACGTGTGCACCGGATGTGGACCCGGTGCGATGAAGGGCCCGATGAAGGGGGCGACCATCGGGCACGCGAAGCAGCGTGTCTATTCGGGACGCTATCTTGGCATCACCGAGCCGGGCATCATCGCTGCGGAATCCCCCAACCCGATCGTGAACGAACTGGTGATCATGCCGGATATCGAGAAGCGTCTCGAAGCCTTCGTTCGGGTGGGGCACGGAATCGTGGTGTTCCCGGGCGGTGCGGGCACGGCGGAGGAGATCCTCTATCTGCTCGGGATCCTGTTGCATCCGGCAAACGCCGAGGTTCCGTTTCCACTGATATTCACCGGACCCTCGGGCGCCGGGGAATATTTCGCCCGCATACACGAGTTCATCGGCGCGACACTGGGTTTCGAGGCGCAGCAACACTACAAGATCGTCATCGGCGACGCCCCGCTGGTAGCGCGAGAGTTGCGTCGTG
The Gammaproteobacteria bacterium DNA segment above includes these coding regions:
- a CDS encoding 2OG-Fe(II) oxygenase family protein; the protein is MQDWGARSEGVCVRTRLSDAPGLNRALLTGYLAHRDHPQTCRSHYFAGRFENVYIPESLIPALSRLLGVVRPVVSEAIGIAAAMRQGVWFNAMSPGQRTTLHSHDGYDEWISAVYYVRVPSRSGDLVLHPPEGKVALAPREGDLLLFDPGVPHEVGEHLGRGLRLSVAMNFGPAGD
- the ppnN gene encoding nucleotide 5'-monophosphate nucleosidase PpnN; translated protein: MSRKIIESVRIAPAGSLDVLSRDEVAKLRDTSEGGLYDTFRQCSLAVLNSGSHVDDAKLVLEEFADFDIRVIQQDRGIELELHNAPAEAFVDGEMIRGIREHLFAVLRDTVYVSNEIRNNPKYDLEGSRGVTNAIFHILRNAGILVPQTNPNMVVCWGGHSISREEYDYTKDVGYELGLRGLNVCTGCGPGAMKGPMKGATIGHAKQRVYSGRYLGITEPGIIAAESPNPIVNELVIMPDIEKRLEAFVRVGHGIVVFPGGAGTAEEILYLLGILLHPANAEVPFPLIFTGPSGAGEYFARIHEFIGATLGFEAQQHYKIVIGDAPLVARELRRGIEEVRGYRRERSDAYYFNWLLSIGAAFQKPFVPNHDNMAGLELHRDRDRHELAADLRRAFSGIVAGNVKDEGIRAIEAHGPFDIRGDRDVVRSLDDLLAAFVAQSRMKLPGTHYEPCYRLVT